AAAGACTCGCCGCCGCCTTGCCTATACCAATACAACAGAATAGTCGCCGTAGGCATCTACAAAGGTTTTTGAAGTTGGATGTAAAGAAGTGTTGTTTTGCTATGGTTTCCCATCATTAAAGCCATCATCAATCGCCAATTTAAAATTGGGTCACAACTAATTGTTGCCCTTGATGGAACTAAATGGAAGGAGCGTAATGTTTTAATGGTTAGTGTCATTATTCAAAACCGAGGTTGGCCCGTATTTTGGTGCTTACTGGAAAAAAAGGGTAGCAGCAATCTACAACAACAACAACAAGTTTTACGCCCTGTTATCCGACTTTTAAAAATGTATAAACTAGTGATAATCGGGGATAGAGAATTCCACAGCATTGAACTGGCAAGCTGGCTGAAGCAAATGAAGGTGAGCTTTGTACTTCGACAGAAAAGCGACACCACATTTCGACAAAAGCTATGACTTCAGCCTGGTTACAAGGACAAAGAATTAAGTTACAGGGGCAACAACGATATGTTTCTCGGCTAAGTGAGAACGGTAGAAATAGAAGAAGACATAGCAATTTTCTCATCGGTTTAAGTGGTGAAACTTGGATGATAGCTTTTGATGCGTGTCAGTTATGGGTACAAGAATTCATGTATTTGA
Above is a window of Merismopedia glauca CCAP 1448/3 DNA encoding:
- a CDS encoding transposase; this encodes MLWFPIIKAIINRQFKIGSQLIVALDGTKWKERNVLMVSVIIQNRGWPVFWCLLEKKGSSNLQQQQQVLRPVIRLLKMYKLVIIGDREFHSIELASWLKQMKVSFVLRQKSDTTFRQKL